The following are encoded together in the Tatumella ptyseos genome:
- the ruvC gene encoding crossover junction endodeoxyribonuclease RuvC codes for MAIILGIDPGSRVTGYGVIRQVGRQLTYLGSGCIRTNTPALPERLRLIYAGVTEIITQFSPDYFAIEQVFMAKNADSALKLGQARGAAIVAAVNQTLPVFEYAARQVKQTVTGTGAADKAQVQHMVRTLLKLPANPQADAADALAIAITHCHISQNALNISDKALVLTRGRLR; via the coding sequence ATGGCCATAATTCTTGGTATCGACCCTGGGTCACGGGTAACCGGATACGGGGTAATACGACAAGTCGGTCGTCAATTGACCTACTTGGGGAGTGGCTGTATCCGGACCAATACGCCTGCTTTACCCGAGCGTTTGCGGCTCATTTATGCCGGTGTAACTGAGATTATCACGCAATTTTCGCCTGATTATTTTGCCATTGAGCAAGTGTTTATGGCGAAAAATGCTGATTCCGCCTTAAAGCTAGGGCAAGCGCGTGGCGCAGCGATTGTCGCGGCGGTAAATCAAACATTACCCGTTTTCGAGTACGCTGCTCGACAAGTAAAGCAAACCGTCACCGGGACCGGGGCAGCAGATAAAGCGCAAGTGCAACATATGGTGCGAACCTTATTAAAACTGCCCGCTAATCCTCAAGCTGATGCCGCTGATGCTTTGGCTATTGCGATTACCCATTGTCATATCAGCCAAAATGCGCTGAATATTTCTGATAAAGCACTGGTACTCACCCGAGGGCGGTTACGTTAG
- the ruvB gene encoding Holliday junction branch migration DNA helicase RuvB — MIDADRLVSAEVTIDEERFDRALRPRLLDEYVGQPHVREQMEIFIRAAKMRGDALDHLLIFGPPGLGKTTLANIVANEMGVNLRTTSGPVLEKAGDLAAMLTNLEPHDVLFIDEIHRLSPIVEEVLYPAMEDYQLDIMIGEGPAARSIKIDLPPFTLIGATTRAGSLTSPLRDRFGIVQRLEFYQVADLQSIVKRAADCLGLSLSQEGALEIARRSRGTPRIANRLLRRVRDFAEVKAAGDMNGEVTASALDLLNVDSEGFDYMDRKLLLAIIDKFSGGPVGLDNLAAAIGEERETIEDVIEPYLIQQGFIQRTPRGRLATQHAYQHFDLLDHYKHL, encoded by the coding sequence ATGATAGATGCGGATCGCCTAGTCTCTGCGGAAGTGACTATTGATGAAGAGCGTTTTGACCGAGCCTTACGTCCCCGTTTACTCGATGAATATGTCGGTCAACCGCACGTCCGCGAGCAAATGGAAATTTTTATTCGTGCAGCGAAAATGCGGGGCGATGCCTTAGATCACTTGTTGATTTTCGGCCCTCCAGGTTTAGGAAAGACAACGTTGGCTAATATCGTGGCCAACGAGATGGGCGTCAATTTACGGACTACCTCCGGCCCGGTATTGGAGAAAGCGGGTGACCTTGCCGCCATGCTGACGAATCTTGAGCCACACGATGTACTCTTTATTGATGAGATCCACCGTCTTTCTCCTATTGTTGAAGAAGTACTTTATCCTGCAATGGAAGATTATCAGCTGGATATTATGATCGGAGAAGGTCCGGCGGCCCGCTCGATTAAAATCGATTTACCTCCATTCACTCTAATCGGCGCCACCACACGAGCAGGCTCGCTAACCTCGCCATTACGTGACCGTTTTGGGATCGTCCAACGTTTGGAGTTCTACCAAGTGGCTGATCTACAGTCTATCGTTAAACGCGCAGCAGACTGTCTAGGGCTGTCTCTCAGCCAAGAAGGGGCGCTGGAGATTGCTCGTCGTTCCCGTGGTACACCAAGGATTGCTAATCGGCTGCTTCGCCGTGTGCGTGACTTCGCTGAGGTCAAAGCCGCGGGCGATATGAACGGGGAGGTGACAGCAAGTGCGTTAGACCTTCTCAATGTCGACAGTGAAGGCTTTGACTATATGGACCGTAAATTACTGCTAGCGATTATCGATAAGTTTAGTGGTGGACCTGTAGGGTTAGATAACCTTGCGGCCGCAATCGGTGAAGAGCGCGAAACTATCGAGGATGTTATTGAACCTTATTTGATTCAGCAGGGTTTTATTCAGCGAACGCCACGCGGACGATTAGCCACCCAACATGCTTACCAGCATTTCGATCTGCTCGACCACTATAAACACCTTTAA
- a CDS encoding YebC/PmpR family DNA-binding transcriptional regulator, with product MAGHSKWANTKHRKAAQDAKRGKIFTKIIRELVTAAKLGGGDPSSNPRLRAAMDKALSNNMTRDTMDRAIARGVGGDDNSNMETIIYEGYGPGGSAIMIECLSDNRNRTVSEVRHAFTKTGGNLGTDGSVAYLFSRKGVIAYAPGQDEDALMEAALEAGAEDVVSYDDGAIDVFTAWEELGAVKEALIAAGLTPDEAEVTMIPSTKAEMDSETAPKLLRLIDMLEDCDDVQEVYHNGEISDEVAESL from the coding sequence ATGGCTGGACATAGTAAATGGGCGAATACCAAACACCGTAAAGCGGCACAAGATGCGAAGCGCGGTAAAATCTTCACTAAAATCATTCGTGAGTTGGTCACTGCGGCAAAACTCGGTGGTGGCGATCCTAGCTCGAACCCTCGTCTGAGAGCCGCGATGGATAAGGCCCTGTCCAACAACATGACGCGTGATACGATGGACCGTGCGATCGCACGCGGTGTCGGCGGTGATGATAACTCCAATATGGAAACGATCATTTATGAGGGCTATGGCCCAGGCGGTAGCGCCATCATGATCGAGTGTCTGAGTGACAACCGTAACCGTACCGTTTCAGAAGTGCGCCATGCTTTCACCAAAACCGGTGGTAACCTTGGGACTGATGGTTCAGTTGCCTACCTCTTTAGCCGTAAAGGGGTTATCGCTTATGCACCAGGCCAAGATGAAGATGCGTTAATGGAAGCTGCTTTGGAAGCCGGTGCTGAAGATGTGGTGAGCTATGACGATGGCGCCATCGATGTGTTTACCGCGTGGGAAGAGTTAGGTGCGGTGAAAGAGGCATTAATCGCAGCAGGTTTAACACCAGATGAAGCGGAAGTCACGATGATCCCTTCAACTAAAGCAGAAATGGATAGCGAGACGGCGCCAAAACTACTACGTCTGATTGATATGCTCGAAGATTGCGACGATGTTCAGGAAGTTTACCATAACGGTGAGATTTCTGACGAAGTGGCTGAGAGCCTGTAA
- the znuC gene encoding zinc ABC transporter ATP-binding protein ZnuC yields MPSNLVTLENIDVSFGQKQVLQNISLSLQPGRILTLLGPNGAGKSTLVRLILGLVTPSRGVLNKKSGLRIGYVPQKLHLDTTLPLTVDRFLRLARQAKNADIHAALQRVNAGHLRLSTMQKLSGGEMQRVLLARALLGQPELLVLDEPTQGVDVNGQVALYDLINQLRHELKCAVLMVSHDLHLVMAKTDDVLCLNHHVCCSGPPEVVSQHPEFTAMFGPRASQQLAIYRHHHNHRHDLKGRIVLRKEHETS; encoded by the coding sequence ATGCCATCGAACTTAGTGACTTTAGAAAATATCGATGTTTCATTCGGTCAAAAACAAGTCCTGCAAAATATTTCGTTAAGCTTGCAACCGGGTAGGATATTAACCTTGCTTGGCCCTAACGGTGCGGGAAAATCAACCTTAGTGCGACTGATTCTTGGGCTAGTCACACCGTCTCGTGGCGTCTTGAATAAGAAATCGGGATTACGAATTGGCTACGTTCCACAAAAATTACATTTAGATACCACCCTTCCCCTGACGGTGGATCGTTTCCTACGGTTAGCGCGCCAAGCTAAAAATGCGGATATCCACGCAGCCTTGCAGCGGGTAAACGCCGGGCACCTGCGCCTATCTACAATGCAAAAGCTTTCCGGCGGCGAAATGCAGCGTGTGCTACTCGCCCGCGCGCTGCTCGGTCAGCCAGAACTATTAGTGCTGGACGAGCCCACGCAAGGGGTCGATGTGAATGGCCAAGTGGCGCTTTATGATCTGATTAATCAGTTACGTCATGAGTTGAAGTGTGCCGTACTGATGGTGTCCCATGACCTTCATTTAGTCATGGCGAAAACCGATGATGTCCTCTGTCTCAATCATCATGTTTGCTGTTCAGGTCCACCCGAAGTCGTCTCTCAACATCCGGAATTTACCGCAATGTTTGGTCCCAGAGCCTCCCAACAATTAGCGATTTATCGACATCACCACAATCACCGTCATGACCTTAAGGGTCGGATAGTGTTACGCAAGGAGCATGAGACTTCATGA
- the znuB gene encoding zinc ABC transporter permease subunit ZnuB: protein MIELLLPGWLGGILLTLTAGPLGSFVVWRKMSYFGDTLAHASLLGVAIGLLLNVNPWYAVIAVTLILAILLVVLEQRPHLAIDTLLGIMAHSALSLGLVVVSLMHNVRVDLMAYLFGDLLSVMPEDLVLMAGGVVIVLAVIISQWRALLSMTVSPELAQVDGVNFARTRMLLMLVTALTIGVSMKFVGALIITSLLIIPAATARRFARSPEQMAIFATLIGMVAVTGGLTFSAYYDTPAGPSVVLTASALFMLSGLKKMPH from the coding sequence ATGATAGAATTGTTACTACCGGGCTGGCTAGGAGGGATACTCCTTACCCTCACCGCGGGCCCACTGGGGTCTTTTGTCGTCTGGCGTAAAATGTCCTACTTTGGCGATACCCTCGCCCATGCGTCCCTTCTAGGCGTCGCGATTGGATTATTGTTAAACGTTAATCCTTGGTATGCAGTGATTGCCGTAACCCTTATCCTCGCTATTCTGTTAGTCGTGCTAGAGCAGCGACCTCACTTAGCTATCGATACTTTACTGGGTATCATGGCGCACAGCGCCTTATCTCTTGGGTTAGTCGTCGTGAGTTTGATGCATAATGTTCGCGTCGATTTGATGGCTTATCTGTTCGGCGACCTTCTATCGGTAATGCCCGAAGATCTCGTCTTAATGGCAGGTGGCGTAGTGATCGTACTCGCTGTGATCATCTCGCAATGGCGCGCGCTATTATCGATGACCGTCAGTCCAGAATTAGCCCAAGTCGATGGCGTTAATTTTGCCCGTACTCGGATGTTATTGATGCTGGTTACCGCGCTTACTATCGGTGTCTCGATGAAATTTGTAGGAGCACTGATTATTACCTCATTACTGATTATTCCTGCAGCCACCGCACGTCGCTTCGCCCGCTCCCCCGAGCAGATGGCGATTTTCGCAACCCTAATTGGAATGGTCGCCGTTACTGGTGGGCTAACTTTCTCAGCCTATTACGATACCCCTGCTGGCCCATCTGTTGTTCTGACCGCAAGCGCCCTCTTTATGCTCAGTGGGCTGAAGAAGATGCCCCATTAA
- the lpxM gene encoding lauroyl-Kdo(2)-lipid IV(A) myristoyltransferase (LpxM is lauroyl-Kdo(2)-lipid IV(A) myristoyltransferase, an enzyme characterized in Escherichia coli and involved in biosynthesis of the form of lipid A found in that species and some closely related species.), with translation MINEKRNQSEFIPVFNRSFFKPQFWGKWLAIGVAGALAYVPATVRDPVLGKLGKWVGQRAKGARRRAQINLHYCFPDLSVAERENIIDEMFATAPQSMVLMAELALRDPQRVRQKIVWHGKDIIEHYQQSGQNVIFLVPHGWAVDIPAMLLASEGQKMAAMFHNQKDPLMDYIWNRLRRRFGGRMHARNDGIKPFIASVRQGYWGYYLPDQDHGPEHSEFVDFFATYKATLPAIGRLMKVCRAKVVPLFPVYDSRRHQLEIFVRPAMEGLETADDRTLARRMNEEVEFFVGPNPEQYTWILELLKTRQAGEEKPYRRKDLFPYK, from the coding sequence ATGATCAACGAGAAACGTAACCAGTCTGAGTTTATTCCTGTTTTCAATCGTTCTTTCTTCAAACCCCAGTTCTGGGGGAAATGGTTAGCTATTGGCGTGGCAGGTGCATTGGCCTATGTGCCGGCCACCGTTCGCGATCCGGTGTTAGGGAAACTAGGAAAATGGGTTGGTCAACGAGCAAAGGGTGCTCGCCGTCGTGCGCAAATTAATCTTCACTACTGTTTTCCTGACCTTTCCGTGGCGGAACGTGAAAACATTATTGATGAAATGTTTGCTACCGCGCCGCAGTCAATGGTGTTAATGGCCGAATTGGCACTACGTGACCCTCAACGTGTCCGGCAGAAAATTGTCTGGCACGGTAAAGATATTATCGAGCATTACCAACAATCGGGACAGAATGTCATTTTTCTCGTGCCTCATGGCTGGGCTGTCGATATTCCGGCGATGCTGCTGGCTTCAGAAGGTCAAAAAATGGCGGCGATGTTCCATAACCAAAAAGATCCGTTAATGGACTATATTTGGAACCGATTACGACGTCGTTTTGGTGGTCGCATGCATGCTCGTAATGATGGTATCAAGCCTTTCATTGCTTCAGTCAGGCAGGGATATTGGGGCTATTATTTACCCGATCAAGACCATGGACCGGAACACAGCGAGTTTGTCGACTTTTTTGCGACGTACAAGGCGACATTACCGGCTATTGGACGGCTCATGAAAGTATGTCGAGCTAAGGTTGTTCCGCTATTTCCGGTTTATGATAGTCGCCGCCATCAACTCGAAATTTTTGTGCGCCCAGCAATGGAAGGTCTCGAGACGGCTGACGATAGAACATTGGCGAGACGAATGAATGAAGAAGTGGAATTTTTTGTCGGACCAAACCCTGAGCAATATACTTGGATCCTCGAGTTACTGAAAACGCGGCAAGCAGGTGAAGAGAAGCCTTATCGTCGCAAAGACCTCTTTCCGTATAAATAA
- the znuA gene encoding zinc ABC transporter substrate-binding protein ZnuA: MNGLAQADVVTSIKPLGFIAAAIANGVTPVTVVLPDGASEHDYALRPSDVRRIKNADLLVWVGPEMESFVTRSASQLPANKNLELSALPVIQSHLVGEVEDDHDHASTHADKLTSINSSDRELSDSHSHQGTYNLHIWLSPEMALMSATAIHDRLVQLMPAQKSKLDNNLSIFKVSLQGADKEIRQQLSAVKDKRYYVFHDAYTYFEKHYGLSPLGYFTVNPEIQPGAQKLNEIRTQLTEQKVQCVFAEPQFRPAVIDAVSRGTSVHKGILDPLGSNISLSPDSYVKFLSQLSSQYVSCLKPMN, translated from the coding sequence ATGAATGGCCTAGCGCAAGCGGATGTAGTGACATCGATTAAACCCTTAGGATTTATTGCCGCCGCGATTGCCAATGGCGTCACACCGGTAACAGTGGTGTTACCTGATGGAGCTTCAGAACATGATTATGCGCTACGGCCATCAGACGTGCGTCGGATAAAAAATGCTGACCTATTGGTGTGGGTAGGGCCTGAAATGGAATCCTTCGTAACGCGAAGTGCTTCACAATTACCAGCGAATAAAAACCTTGAACTCTCGGCTCTACCCGTGATTCAATCACATTTGGTGGGCGAAGTTGAAGATGATCACGATCATGCTTCGACGCATGCGGATAAGTTAACATCTATAAATTCTTCTGATAGGGAACTGTCTGATAGTCATTCTCATCAAGGAACGTATAATTTGCACATCTGGTTGTCTCCAGAAATGGCTTTGATGAGTGCTACGGCTATTCATGATCGGTTGGTGCAGTTGATGCCTGCACAAAAATCCAAATTAGATAATAATTTATCGATATTTAAAGTCAGTTTACAAGGTGCCGATAAAGAGATACGTCAACAGCTTAGCGCAGTGAAGGATAAGAGATATTATGTCTTTCATGACGCCTACACCTATTTTGAGAAACATTACGGCCTGTCACCACTGGGATATTTCACGGTAAATCCTGAAATACAGCCAGGTGCACAGAAATTAAACGAAATCAGAACACAGTTGACTGAGCAAAAAGTGCAATGCGTTTTTGCTGAGCCACAATTCAGACCAGCCGTCATCGACGCTGTTTCTCGAGGAACCTCAGTGCACAAAGGCATTCTTGACCCCTTGGGAAGCAATATCAGCTTATCGCCAGACAGTTATGTGAAATTCCTCTCACAATTGTCGAGCCAGTATGTGAGCTGTCTGAAGCCTATGAACTAA
- the ruvA gene encoding Holliday junction branch migration protein RuvA, translating to MIGRLNGVIIEKQPPLVLLEVGGVGYEVHMPMTCFYELPDKDHSAIIFTHFVVREDAQLLFGFNHKQERTLFRELIKVNGVGPKLALAILSGMSAQQFVNAVEHQEIAALVKLPGVGKKTAERLVVEMKDRFKGMHGDLFNTESEFTLTAPATDPSTTNDAEAEAVAALVALGYKPQEASKMVSKITKTGANSETLIRDALRASL from the coding sequence ATGATCGGACGTCTTAATGGAGTCATCATAGAGAAGCAACCGCCATTAGTATTGCTTGAGGTCGGTGGCGTAGGGTATGAAGTTCACATGCCGATGACCTGTTTCTACGAACTGCCTGATAAAGATCACTCCGCCATTATTTTTACCCATTTTGTGGTACGGGAAGATGCACAACTGTTATTCGGTTTTAATCATAAACAAGAACGTACCCTTTTCCGGGAATTGATTAAGGTGAATGGGGTTGGGCCGAAACTCGCTCTTGCCATTCTCTCTGGCATGTCAGCGCAGCAGTTTGTGAATGCGGTAGAACATCAAGAAATAGCTGCCTTAGTAAAACTCCCAGGGGTAGGTAAGAAAACTGCTGAACGTCTTGTGGTCGAAATGAAGGATCGATTTAAAGGCATGCACGGGGACCTGTTTAATACAGAAAGCGAGTTTACGCTCACAGCACCGGCTACCGACCCCTCCACCACCAATGATGCAGAAGCTGAAGCGGTCGCAGCCTTAGTAGCATTAGGTTATAAACCGCAAGAAGCCTCCAAAATGGTGAGTAAAATTACCAAAACTGGGGCGAATAGTGAAACCTTGATCAGAGACGCCTTACGGGCGTCGCTATAA
- the pyk gene encoding pyruvate kinase, which yields MSTRLRRTKIVTTLGPATDRDNNLEKVIAAGANVVRLNFSHGSPEDHLTRANNVREIAKKLGRHVAILGDLQGPKIRISTFREGKIFLNIGDPFILNATLPKGEGTHQQVGIDYKALPQDVKSGDILLLDDGRVQLRVTSVEGDNIHTEVTVGGPLSNNKGINKQGGGLSAEALTDKDKADIITAAKIGVDYLAVSFPRCGDDLRYARRLAEEAGCQAKIVAKVERAEAVATQAAMDDIILASDVVMVARGDLGVEIGDPELVGIQKNLISRARQLNRASITATQMMESMITNPMPTRAEVMDVANAVLDGTDAVMLSAETAAGQYPAETVLAMANVCVGAEKIPKVNVSRHRLDIQFDNIEEAIAMSAMYAANHLKGVTAIITMTESGRTALMTSRITSGLPIFALSRHEATLNSTALYRGVTPVAISGYTDGLLAVHDAVKLLKTKGYLQTGDLVIVTQGDVMGATGTTNTQRVITVE from the coding sequence CCCTGCCACTGACCGCGATAATAATCTAGAAAAAGTGATTGCGGCAGGAGCGAATGTGGTACGACTGAACTTTTCTCACGGCTCCCCTGAGGATCACCTTACACGCGCGAATAATGTCAGAGAGATTGCCAAAAAACTGGGCCGTCATGTCGCTATTCTAGGCGATTTACAAGGACCTAAAATCCGCATCTCAACGTTTCGAGAAGGTAAGATCTTCTTAAACATCGGTGACCCGTTCATTTTGAATGCGACATTACCTAAAGGGGAAGGTACCCATCAACAGGTGGGAATCGATTATAAGGCACTACCTCAGGATGTAAAATCCGGAGATATTCTGTTATTAGACGACGGTCGCGTGCAATTGCGCGTCACCTCCGTTGAAGGTGACAATATTCATACCGAAGTGACGGTTGGCGGCCCGCTTTCTAACAATAAAGGTATTAATAAACAGGGTGGCGGCCTGTCTGCCGAGGCGCTGACCGATAAAGATAAAGCGGACATTATTACGGCTGCGAAAATTGGCGTAGACTATCTCGCCGTCTCTTTTCCCCGCTGTGGTGACGACTTACGTTATGCTCGGCGTTTAGCAGAAGAAGCTGGATGCCAAGCAAAAATTGTTGCCAAGGTCGAACGTGCCGAAGCCGTCGCGACTCAAGCAGCGATGGATGATATTATTCTTGCCAGTGATGTCGTCATGGTCGCGCGAGGCGATCTCGGTGTTGAAATTGGTGACCCTGAACTGGTGGGCATTCAAAAGAATCTAATTAGCCGGGCGCGTCAGCTAAACCGTGCCAGTATTACCGCCACCCAGATGATGGAGTCCATGATCACTAATCCAATGCCTACTCGGGCGGAAGTGATGGACGTCGCTAACGCAGTGTTAGATGGAACGGATGCGGTAATGCTCTCTGCTGAAACGGCCGCAGGTCAATATCCAGCAGAGACTGTACTGGCCATGGCCAATGTTTGTGTGGGTGCCGAGAAGATTCCAAAAGTGAATGTGTCACGCCACCGTTTAGATATTCAGTTTGATAATATCGAAGAGGCCATCGCCATGTCAGCGATGTACGCCGCAAACCATCTTAAAGGGGTCACTGCTATTATTACCATGACCGAATCTGGGCGTACGGCGTTGATGACCTCACGGATCACTTCAGGTCTACCTATCTTTGCCCTGTCACGACACGAAGCTACCCTCAATAGCACAGCACTCTATCGTGGTGTGACCCCGGTTGCGATTTCAGGCTACACTGATGGCTTACTAGCCGTACACGATGCAGTCAAATTGCTCAAGACCAAAGGGTATTTACAGACGGGTGATTTAGTCATCGTTACACAAGGCGATGTGATGGGCGCCACTGGCACCACCAACACGCAACGCGTGATCACCGTTGAATAA
- the mepM gene encoding murein DD-endopeptidase MepM — translation MQQIARSVALALNTLPKPHRVMLGSLTAMTLAVAIWQPLLNHHDENKETLVRKIELEATQHLTGTDASEPDDQTTPLPDEDLPADQKEAEGTQDAKEYTVASGDTLSSVLNQYGIDLSNINALVGSDGALRNLNVGQSLNWQVNADGELDTLDWEISRRETRHYARRANGTYSMERQLQQGEWQDHTLAGTVKGSFASSAQQAGLSAGETASVIKALQWQMDFRKLRSGDQFSTIFSREILAGKRMQSQLQAVRVRSGGKDYYAFRAEDGKFYDLNASGLAKGFLRYPTAKTYRVSSNFNPRRLNPVTGRITPHRGVDFAVPIGTPVLATGDGEVVVANAKGGAAGKYVAIRHGRQYMTRYMHLSRVMVKPGQKVKRGDRIALSGNTGRSTGPHLHFEIWINNQAVNPLTAKLPRMEGLTGKERKTYLAQAKAWQSQLTF, via the coding sequence GTGCAACAGATTGCTCGTTCTGTCGCTCTCGCGCTTAACACATTACCCAAGCCCCATCGTGTTATGTTGGGGTCATTGACCGCTATGACGCTTGCGGTTGCTATCTGGCAACCGCTACTTAATCACCACGATGAAAATAAAGAAACCTTAGTTCGCAAGATTGAACTAGAAGCGACCCAACACTTAACCGGGACAGACGCTTCCGAGCCTGATGACCAAACTACCCCTTTACCTGATGAAGATCTGCCTGCTGACCAAAAAGAGGCGGAAGGGACTCAAGATGCTAAAGAGTATACCGTCGCGTCAGGAGATACCCTAAGCAGTGTATTAAATCAGTATGGCATTGATCTCTCAAATATCAATGCGCTGGTGGGAAGTGATGGTGCATTACGTAATCTCAATGTTGGACAAAGCCTTAATTGGCAAGTCAACGCAGACGGAGAGTTAGATACTCTGGATTGGGAAATTTCCCGTCGTGAAACGCGTCACTACGCGCGCAGAGCGAATGGCACCTACAGTATGGAGCGCCAATTACAGCAAGGAGAGTGGCAAGACCATACACTGGCTGGCACCGTTAAAGGCAGTTTTGCCAGCAGTGCACAGCAGGCTGGCCTCTCTGCGGGAGAAACTGCCTCGGTGATCAAAGCGTTACAATGGCAGATGGATTTTCGTAAACTCCGTAGTGGCGATCAATTCAGCACCATTTTCTCGCGCGAAATTCTGGCTGGTAAGCGCATGCAAAGCCAACTTCAGGCTGTCCGAGTTCGCTCGGGGGGGAAGGATTACTATGCTTTTCGCGCAGAAGATGGCAAATTTTATGACCTGAATGCCTCGGGATTAGCAAAAGGGTTTTTACGTTACCCAACGGCTAAAACATACCGGGTCTCTTCAAACTTTAATCCTCGTCGGCTTAATCCAGTGACCGGACGCATTACTCCGCATCGTGGTGTTGATTTTGCTGTCCCTATTGGTACGCCTGTTCTGGCTACAGGGGATGGAGAAGTAGTAGTGGCGAATGCTAAAGGCGGTGCAGCAGGGAAGTATGTTGCTATTCGCCATGGTCGACAATACATGACCCGCTATATGCATCTTAGCCGTGTAATGGTTAAACCTGGTCAAAAAGTTAAAAGAGGCGATCGTATTGCATTATCCGGTAATACTGGGCGCTCTACTGGCCCGCATTTACACTTCGAAATCTGGATTAATAACCAAGCGGTTAACCCCCTAACGGCAAAACTGCCGCGAATGGAAGGCTTAACGGGTAAAGAGCGTAAGACCTACCTTGCGCAAGCTAAAGCTTGGCAAAGTCAGCTGACATTCTAG
- the nudB gene encoding dihydroneopterin triphosphate diphosphatase, which produces MAYKHPVSVLVVIYARDTKRVLMLQRQDDAQFWQSVTGSLESGEQPEQAALREVQEETGFVYTPAQDLLVDCRTQISFEIFEQYRHRYAPGVTHNQEHWFTLGLESEKTPCLSEHTAAQWLPWQQAAALTKSWSNRQAIERLFAEE; this is translated from the coding sequence ATGGCCTACAAGCATCCCGTTTCGGTGTTGGTCGTCATCTACGCAAGAGATACCAAACGGGTGCTAATGTTACAGCGTCAAGACGATGCGCAGTTTTGGCAATCGGTGACAGGCAGTCTAGAAAGCGGCGAACAGCCAGAACAGGCGGCCTTGCGTGAGGTGCAGGAAGAGACTGGATTTGTCTATACTCCTGCGCAAGACCTACTGGTTGACTGTCGTACACAGATTAGTTTTGAAATTTTTGAACAATATCGTCACCGTTATGCTCCGGGAGTGACCCATAATCAAGAACATTGGTTTACATTGGGTCTTGAATCCGAAAAGACTCCCTGTTTAAGTGAGCATACGGCGGCGCAGTGGCTCCCTTGGCAACAGGCTGCAGCGTTAACCAAATCGTGGAGTAATCGCCAAGCGATTGAGCGCCTTTTTGCCGAGGAATAA